Genomic DNA from Thalassoroseus pseudoceratinae:
GGCGGATGCAGCTTAGCCGGTGGTTTCGGTACCGTTGGTGGTGTGATTTTGGGGGCGTTGTTTTTACGAGTTGTCATCGACGCCGTCGCCAAAGTCTTTGCTCAGAACCCGGATATCTTGGAAGGCTTGATCGTCGGTATTTTGGTCGTCCTCGCGGTCGCGTTCAATGAGCTTCGCAATCATGGCCAACGGAGTCGGCAATTTTTCGCGGGTTCGTTGGGCTTGCTCAATGTCTTCATTCTGACGTTGCTCGCCGGCGTGATTACCTCCGTCACTTCCCCGGAAAACAAACTCCGTAATGCAGTCATCGCGGCTGTTGGCACCCTGATCATTCTCGGAGCGAAAGGCGTCGCCGAGCGGCGTGCTCTACGTGAGACATAGACAGCCACGTCGAGAACAATATCCATGACCAAATCTCAACCGATTATCGAAATTCAACACGTCTCCAAACACTTCGGTGGTGTCACGGCGCTCGATGACGTTTCGTTTTCGATCGAGGCTGGTGAGTTCCATGCGATCATGGGGGAAAACGGGGCCGGCAAAAGTACGTTGATGAAGATCCTCTCCGGCGTGCATCCCGAATTTGACGGGCAATTCCTGGTACGCGGCGAACCGGCGAATTTCAGTGGGACACGGGATGCGGAAGCCATCGGTATTGGGATCATCCATCAGGAACTGAATCTCGTTGAGGAACTCACCACAGCGGCGAACATCTATCTCGGACGCGAACGTTGCAACGCACTCGGGTGGCTCGACAATCGCACTATGGAAGCCGACGCCGCGAAGTTGTTCGACCAACTCGGATGCGATATTGATCCTCGCCAGCGGGTCGGTGAATTGCGGGTCGGGGATCAACAACTCATCGAAATCGCCAAGGCACTCTCGCTCGATGCGGATATCCTCATCATGGATGAACCGACGAGTGCATTGACGGAAACGGAAACCGAGAGGCTGTTTGCCGTCATTGATCGCTTGCAGGAACGTGGCGTGACGATACTTTACATCTCCCACAAAATGGAGGAAGTCTTCCGAGCTGCCGACCGCATCACCGTGTTGCGTGATGGGAAACTCGTCGGAACCTTTGACCGGGAAGACACTAATCCGCGTGACATTGCGCACCAGATGGTTGGCCGAGAAATCGAGGAAGTGGAACTCGGTGGCGGTCGCGAAGCGGGCGAAGTGGTGTTGCAAGTCGAGAACCTGCGATTGCCGTGGCCGGGACACGCGAAACCCTGGCGACTGGACGACATCAGTTTCACGCTGCGACGCGGCGAAGTTTTGGGCATCGCAGGGTTAATGGGAGCGGGTCGTACGGAATTGATGGAGTGTTTGTTTGGCACGAGTCCGGTGCGACCTCAAGGCCGAATTCGTGTTGATGGCAAAGACGTCAGTTTTCGGCACCCCGCCGATGCCATGCAACGTGGTTTGGCATTGGTGACCGAAGACCGCAAACGTCTTGGCCTATTCAGTCATTTGACCGTGCGCGACAACATCACCATTTGCACCCTCTCGGATGCTGTTCGCGGCGGATTGGTTTCCGGACGTGAAGAACGTAGGCTCGCCAGTGAGTCGGCAGAGATGTTGAGCGTCAAGTCGGATGGTGTCGATGCACCCATCATGAGCTTGAGTGGCGGAAATCAACAGAAATGCGTGATCGCACGGTGGTTGCGAACGCAGCCCAAGGTTCTTCTGCTTGACGATCCGACGCGAGGCGTCGATGTCGGCGCGAAAGCCGAGTTGTACCGTGTCATTGACGGACTTTGCCGAGAGGGCCTGGGAATCATCGTTACCTCCAGCGAGTTGCCGGAGTTGCTTACGCTGTGTGATCGAATTCTCGTGCTGTGCGAAGGCCGATTGACCGGCGAATTCCCGAGAGAGAATGTCACGGAACAGGCCATCATGGAAGCTGCGACTGTCCGCGGATAATTTTGCGAATTTTTCGTTGGCGACGTGAAGTTCTCTCAAGTGCGTGAAAAATGCACTTGCAGCGTGAAGTCATTCTGGATATTCTCCCGCCCTCTTTCACTCACAGCCGGATTTTCCTCAAGTTTGAAGCCCCGACATCCGACACCGCCCTCTCTCTTTCGCGGTGACCGTTGGGACGGAAACGGAGGGAAAGCAGGCGTCGTCTCCTCAATTGAAATCACTCCACGCCGCCATGAAATGGAATTCTTTCGCCATGCGCGCCTTCAGGAGTTTGTCGACTCGGTTTGTAATGCTGCTGCTCGGCTGGTGCTTGGCCATGCCGCTGCTGTCCGGTTGCCGGACGGTGAATAGTCACATTGCGAACCGCATCGGTCGGGAACACTACCGCGCGGGGAACTATCAAGCCGCCAGCTTGGATTTTCAACGGGCATTGGCGGATGATCCGGACAATCCCTCGTTCATGCACAATCTTGCATCGACGCTGCAACGGAGTGGTGACTACGCCACAGCCGAGCAGACATATCGTCAAGCATTATCGATCGACCCGTCGCATCAGCCAAGCTACCACAGCCTAGCCCAGTTGATGACCGAAACCGGCCGGACTGCCGAGGCCACGCAGCTCTTGCATGCTTGGCAAGATACCCAACCTTACTCGGCCGCTCCGCACATCGAGACGGCTTGGCTCCAGCGTCAACAGGGGGACATTGCCGGTGCGTCAGCTTCCTTGCAGACGGCATTGCAGGTGTCGCCGAATAACCCTGTCGCGTTGGCCCAGCTCGGTCAAATTCAACAGGATTTGGGACGACCGGAACAGGCAGTCGCGTTGTATCAACGGTCGCTGCAATCGGATTGGAACCAACCACAGGTGATGTCTCGTGTGGCGGCGTTGAAACCGCAAGTTCTGGCGGCTCGTCAGCAACAACAGTCACAGGGGCCACCCCAAATGGTGACGAATTACAACTATCGCACGGGATCGCAGTTTGCGTCGAATGATTTGTCGATGATGGGGCTGCAATCTGCATCCGCGTGGCCAATGGCTCCGTACGGCTCACAGATGGCAACGCTGCCTTCGACCGGATATCAAGTCGCCGGGCCAGTGCCGACAGGACCGACTCCGGCGGGGCCATCACCTTACTACGCGACCAACCCCGCGGGACCGACGTACTCGGTGGCGGAACGTCCGGTCATGCAGCCGACACCGGTGAATCCTCAACCGACCTTGGCCAACCCGCAACCGACTCCCGTCGATCCGCAACCAACGCCGGCGACGCAGCCGGTTCCGAATCCTACGCCCGATGAACCGGCACCGGAACCAGACCCTAACATGCAGTCCGGGGCGATCATGATGCCAATGGATCAAACCACGGCCGCATTACCAATCGTGCAGCCATTCTAATCGTGCAGTGATCAGAAAAACGTCATCGAAGTCGAGACTCGGTGGCGTTTTTACTTGCGCGTCGTTCGATATCGGGCCGTCGCGCGGTCAATGGTTTGGACGACACTTCGCACGAAATTCTTGAAGCCTTGGACCTGGCTTTCCTGAAGAAACGTGAACGAAACGACGGTAATCAGCGCGGCCGAAATTAGACACGCTCGGCGCAGACCGTCGTGCGTTGAAAGCATGTCCAACGTATCTGCATACCAGGGGAGTCT
This window encodes:
- a CDS encoding sugar ABC transporter ATP-binding protein; amino-acid sequence: MTKSQPIIEIQHVSKHFGGVTALDDVSFSIEAGEFHAIMGENGAGKSTLMKILSGVHPEFDGQFLVRGEPANFSGTRDAEAIGIGIIHQELNLVEELTTAANIYLGRERCNALGWLDNRTMEADAAKLFDQLGCDIDPRQRVGELRVGDQQLIEIAKALSLDADILIMDEPTSALTETETERLFAVIDRLQERGVTILYISHKMEEVFRAADRITVLRDGKLVGTFDREDTNPRDIAHQMVGREIEEVELGGGREAGEVVLQVENLRLPWPGHAKPWRLDDISFTLRRGEVLGIAGLMGAGRTELMECLFGTSPVRPQGRIRVDGKDVSFRHPADAMQRGLALVTEDRKRLGLFSHLTVRDNITICTLSDAVRGGLVSGREERRLASESAEMLSVKSDGVDAPIMSLSGGNQQKCVIARWLRTQPKVLLLDDPTRGVDVGAKAELYRVIDGLCREGLGIIVTSSELPELLTLCDRILVLCEGRLTGEFPRENVTEQAIMEAATVRG
- a CDS encoding tetratricopeptide repeat protein yields the protein MRAFRSLSTRFVMLLLGWCLAMPLLSGCRTVNSHIANRIGREHYRAGNYQAASLDFQRALADDPDNPSFMHNLASTLQRSGDYATAEQTYRQALSIDPSHQPSYHSLAQLMTETGRTAEATQLLHAWQDTQPYSAAPHIETAWLQRQQGDIAGASASLQTALQVSPNNPVALAQLGQIQQDLGRPEQAVALYQRSLQSDWNQPQVMSRVAALKPQVLAARQQQQSQGPPQMVTNYNYRTGSQFASNDLSMMGLQSASAWPMAPYGSQMATLPSTGYQVAGPVPTGPTPAGPSPYYATNPAGPTYSVAERPVMQPTPVNPQPTLANPQPTPVDPQPTPATQPVPNPTPDEPAPEPDPNMQSGAIMMPMDQTTAALPIVQPF